A window of the Halopseudomonas phragmitis genome harbors these coding sequences:
- the aspS gene encoding aspartate--tRNA ligase, protein MMRTHYCGQLNETLADQEVTLCGWVHRRRDHGGVIFLDIRDREGLAQVVFDPDREATFAKADRVRSEYVVKVTGKVRLRPEGARNPNMASGAIEVLGYELEVLNQAETPPFPLDDYSDVGEETRLRYRFIDLRRPEMAEKLKLRSRITSSIRRYLDDNGFLDVETPILTRATPEGARDYLVPSRTHAGSFFALPQSPQLFKQLLMVAGFDRYYQIAKCFRDEDLRADRQPEFTQIDIETSFLDEKDIMAITETMVRNLFKEVLDVDLGELPHMPLAEAMRRFGSDKPDLRIPLELVDVEDQLKEVEFKVFAGPANDPKCRVTALRVPGGASMPRKQIDDYTKFVGIYGAKGLAYIKVNERAAGVEGLQSPIVKNIPLDNINVILDRVGAVDGDIVFFGADKAKIVSEALGALRVKLGHDLNLLTCEWAPLWVVDFPMFEENDDGSLTAMHHPFTAPSCTAEELEANPAGALSRAYDMVLNGTELGGGSIRIHNKGMQQAVFRVLGISEEEQQEKFGFLLDALKYGAPPHGGLAFGLDRLVMLMTGASSIREVIAFPKTQSAACVMTQAPGLVDNKALRELHIRLREQPKAE, encoded by the coding sequence ATGATGCGTACCCACTATTGCGGCCAGTTGAACGAAACGCTGGCGGATCAGGAAGTCACTCTTTGCGGCTGGGTTCATCGCCGCCGCGATCATGGCGGGGTCATCTTTCTGGATATTCGGGATCGCGAAGGTCTGGCTCAGGTGGTGTTCGATCCGGATCGCGAGGCAACCTTCGCCAAGGCCGACAGGGTGCGCAGCGAGTACGTGGTCAAAGTGACTGGCAAGGTACGTCTGCGCCCCGAGGGGGCGCGTAACCCGAACATGGCCAGTGGTGCCATTGAGGTGCTGGGCTACGAACTGGAAGTACTGAACCAGGCCGAAACACCGCCGTTCCCGCTCGACGATTATTCCGATGTGGGTGAAGAGACTCGTCTGCGCTATCGCTTCATCGATCTGCGCCGGCCGGAAATGGCCGAGAAGCTCAAGCTGCGCTCGCGCATTACCTCCAGCATTCGCCGCTATCTGGACGACAACGGCTTCCTTGACGTTGAAACCCCGATCCTGACCCGCGCCACCCCGGAGGGCGCGCGCGACTACTTGGTACCGAGCCGTACCCACGCCGGCAGTTTTTTTGCCCTGCCGCAGTCGCCGCAGCTGTTCAAGCAGTTGCTGATGGTCGCCGGCTTCGATCGCTACTATCAGATTGCCAAGTGTTTCCGCGACGAAGATCTGCGCGCTGACCGTCAGCCGGAGTTCACCCAGATCGACATCGAGACCAGCTTCCTCGATGAGAAAGACATCATGGCTATTACCGAGACCATGGTGCGCAACCTGTTCAAGGAAGTGCTGGACGTTGATCTTGGCGAGCTGCCGCATATGCCGCTGGCCGAGGCCATGCGCCGCTTCGGTTCGGACAAGCCGGACCTGCGTATTCCGCTGGAGCTGGTGGATGTGGAAGATCAGCTCAAGGAGGTCGAATTCAAGGTCTTCGCTGGCCCGGCCAACGATCCGAAATGCCGCGTTACCGCGCTGCGGGTGCCGGGCGGAGCGAGCATGCCGCGCAAGCAGATCGACGATTACACCAAGTTTGTTGGCATCTACGGCGCCAAGGGCCTGGCCTATATCAAGGTCAACGAGCGCGCCGCCGGTGTCGAGGGGTTGCAGTCACCGATCGTCAAGAACATCCCGTTGGACAACATCAACGTGATCCTGGATCGCGTCGGTGCGGTGGATGGCGATATCGTGTTCTTCGGTGCCGACAAGGCCAAGATCGTCTCCGAGGCTTTGGGCGCGCTGCGTGTCAAACTCGGTCATGATCTGAACCTCCTGACCTGCGAGTGGGCGCCGCTGTGGGTTGTTGATTTCCCTATGTTCGAGGAAAACGACGATGGCAGCCTGACCGCCATGCACCATCCGTTCACTGCGCCCAGCTGCACTGCCGAGGAGCTGGAGGCCAATCCGGCCGGTGCGTTGTCACGTGCCTACGACATGGTACTCAACGGTACCGAACTGGGCGGCGGTTCTATTCGTATTCACAACAAGGGTATGCAGCAGGCGGTATTCCGGGTGCTTGGCATCAGTGAAGAGGAGCAGCAGGAGAAGTTCGGTTTCCTGCTCGATGCGCTCAAGTACGGTGCGCCGCCGCACGGTGGTCTGGCCTTCGGTTTGGATCGTCTGGTGATGCTGATGACTGGTGCCAGCTCGATTCGCGAAGTGATCGCCTTCCCGAAAACCCAGAGCGCTGCCTGTGTCATGACTCAGGCTCCTGGTCTGGTCGACAACAAGGCACTGCGTGAGCTGCACATCCGTCTGCGTGAGCAACCCAAGGCCGAATAA
- a CDS encoding YebC/PmpR family DNA-binding transcriptional regulator, with the protein MAGHSKWANIKHRKAAQDAKRGKVFTKLIRELTVAAKLGGPVPADNPRLRSAVDKALTANMTRDTIDRAIARGVGSNDTDNVEELTYEGYGSGGVAVLVEVMTDNRNRTVSEVRHAFNKCGGNLGTDGSVAYLFSRRGQIGYASGVDEDALMEAALEAGAEDIVSNDDGSVEVFTTFESFGAVKDALDAAGFSAENAEVAMIPSTTTLLDLETAEKVVRLVDMLEDLDDVQNVYTNADIPDEVMDQL; encoded by the coding sequence ATGGCCGGTCATTCCAAATGGGCCAACATCAAGCACCGCAAGGCGGCCCAAGACGCCAAGCGCGGCAAGGTCTTCACCAAACTGATTCGCGAACTGACTGTGGCGGCCAAGCTGGGTGGTCCGGTACCGGCTGACAATCCGCGCCTGCGCTCGGCAGTCGACAAGGCACTGACCGCCAACATGACCCGTGACACCATTGATCGGGCCATTGCCCGTGGGGTTGGCAGCAATGATACTGACAACGTCGAGGAGTTGACCTACGAAGGTTATGGCTCGGGTGGTGTGGCGGTGCTGGTCGAGGTAATGACTGACAACCGCAACCGTACTGTCAGCGAAGTGCGCCATGCTTTCAACAAGTGCGGCGGCAATCTGGGTACTGATGGTTCAGTGGCTTACCTGTTCAGTCGACGCGGCCAGATTGGCTATGCCTCAGGCGTTGACGAAGATGCTCTAATGGAAGCGGCGCTGGAGGCCGGGGCCGAAGATATTGTCAGCAACGATGATGGTTCGGTTGAGGTTTTCACTACTTTTGAAAGCTTCGGTGCGGTCAAAGATGCGCTGGATGCTGCCGGGTTCTCGGCCGAGAACGCTGAAGTGGCGATGATCCCGTCGACTACCACTCTGCTGGATCTGGAAACGGCAGAAAAGGTTGTGCGTCTGGTCGATATGCTCGAAGACCTGGATGATGTGCAGAACGTCTACACCAATGCAGATATTCCCGACGAAGTGATGGATCAGCTTTAG
- the ruvC gene encoding crossover junction endodeoxyribonuclease RuvC — MPLILGIDPGSRITGFGIVREQAGQCEYVTSGCIRLGDGPFPERLKLIFEHLSSLIGEYQPTILSIEQVFMARNADSALKLGQARGAAIVAAVHAGLEVREYTARQVKQAVVGTGAADKSQVQHMVTQLLGLSGTPQADAADALAIALCHAHSRALHEQLGGGLLGLRGGRVRRR; from the coding sequence ATGCCCCTGATCCTTGGGATCGACCCTGGTTCGCGCATTACCGGCTTTGGCATCGTTCGCGAGCAGGCAGGGCAGTGTGAGTATGTAACCTCGGGCTGCATCCGCTTGGGTGATGGCCCATTCCCTGAACGCCTGAAACTTATTTTTGAACATCTGAGCAGTCTGATTGGCGAGTACCAGCCGACCATCCTGAGCATTGAGCAGGTTTTCATGGCCCGCAATGCCGATTCTGCGCTCAAGCTGGGGCAGGCGCGTGGTGCGGCTATTGTTGCTGCGGTGCATGCCGGTCTGGAGGTGCGTGAATATACCGCGCGCCAGGTCAAGCAGGCGGTAGTCGGCACCGGTGCGGCGGACAAGAGTCAGGTTCAGCACATGGTGACCCAGTTGCTCGGGTTGTCCGGCACGCCGCAGGCTGATGCCGCCGATGCCCTGGCTATTGCTCTGTGTCACGCTCACTCACGAGCCCTGCACGAGCAGCTCGGTGGTGGCTTGCTGGGCTTGCGTGGGGGGCGGGTGCGCCGTCGCTGA
- the ruvA gene encoding Holliday junction branch migration protein RuvA, producing the protein MIGRLKGTLLEKQPPHILLDVQGVGYELDAPMTTFYSLPAIGEMVVLHTHLVVREDAQLLYGFLGKRERELFRELIRLNGVGPKLALALMSGLDADELIRAVQVQDSSALVRVPGVGKKTAERLLIELKDRFKAWDMLPGSLKPLAAAGAAPSLASHSSDAVSALIALGYKPQEASRAVAAVEEDGLSSEELIRRALKGMVSV; encoded by the coding sequence GTGATCGGACGTCTCAAGGGTACTTTGCTGGAAAAGCAGCCACCACACATACTGCTCGACGTGCAGGGGGTAGGTTATGAGCTGGATGCGCCCATGACTACTTTCTATAGCCTGCCGGCAATCGGCGAAATGGTGGTGCTGCATACCCATTTGGTCGTGCGTGAAGATGCCCAGTTACTTTATGGCTTTTTGGGCAAGCGAGAGCGTGAGCTGTTCCGTGAGTTGATCCGGCTCAACGGTGTTGGCCCCAAGTTGGCTCTGGCGCTGATGTCGGGGCTGGATGCCGATGAGTTGATTCGAGCGGTTCAGGTGCAGGACAGCTCTGCTCTGGTGCGGGTACCAGGGGTCGGCAAGAAAACCGCTGAGCGCTTGCTGATTGAGCTCAAGGATCGGTTCAAGGCCTGGGACATGTTGCCCGGCTCGCTCAAGCCGCTGGCGGCTGCCGGCGCTGCGCCGTCCCTTGCCAGCCACAGCAGCGACGCTGTCAGTGCCTTGATTGCGCTGGGTTACAAGCCGCAGGAGGCCAGTCGTGCAGTGGCTGCGGTGGAAGAGGATGGCCTGAGCAGCGAGGAGTTGATTCGCCGCGCACTCAAGGGCATGGTGAGCGTGTGA
- the ruvB gene encoding Holliday junction branch migration DNA helicase RuvB: MIEEDRLIAAAPRQQEEVIDRAIRPLKLADYIGQPVVREQMELFIKAAKGRGEALDHVLIFGPPGLGKTTLANIVAQEMGVKIKSTSGPVLEKAGDLAAMLTNLEAGDVLFVDEIHRLSPVVEEILYPAMEDYQLDIMIGEGPAARSIKLDLPPFTLVGATTRAGMLTNPLRDRFGIVQRLEFYGVDDLATIVSRSAAILGLTIDPAGAVEVARRSRGTPRIANRLLRRVRDFAEVRGQAVISRDVADQALNLLDVDEQGFDHMDRRLLLTMIDKFDGGPVGVDSLAAAISEERHTIEDVLEPYLIQQGFMIRTPRGRVVTRHAYSHFGLNPPKANADPVGDLFSTNQGQSNQ; encoded by the coding sequence ATGATTGAAGAGGATCGCCTGATTGCCGCCGCCCCTCGGCAGCAGGAAGAAGTGATTGACCGGGCGATACGCCCGCTGAAACTGGCCGACTACATCGGTCAGCCGGTGGTGCGCGAGCAGATGGAGCTGTTCATCAAAGCCGCCAAGGGGCGGGGTGAGGCACTTGATCACGTACTGATCTTTGGTCCGCCGGGGCTGGGCAAGACTACCCTGGCCAATATCGTTGCCCAGGAAATGGGGGTGAAAATCAAGAGTACCTCCGGGCCGGTATTGGAGAAAGCCGGCGATCTGGCGGCCATGCTGACCAATCTGGAAGCCGGTGATGTACTGTTTGTTGACGAGATTCATCGGCTGTCGCCAGTGGTCGAGGAGATTCTCTATCCGGCGATGGAGGACTACCAGCTCGACATCATGATCGGCGAAGGCCCGGCAGCGCGCTCAATCAAGCTCGACCTGCCCCCCTTTACCCTGGTGGGCGCTACCACCCGGGCCGGCATGCTGACCAATCCGCTGCGTGATCGTTTCGGCATTGTCCAGCGTCTGGAGTTCTATGGTGTGGACGATCTGGCGACTATCGTCAGCCGGTCGGCGGCCATCCTTGGCCTGACTATTGATCCGGCCGGTGCAGTTGAGGTCGCTCGGCGCTCACGTGGTACGCCACGGATTGCCAACCGGCTGCTGCGTCGGGTACGCGACTTTGCCGAAGTGCGTGGCCAGGCCGTGATCAGTCGCGACGTGGCCGATCAGGCTCTGAATCTGCTGGATGTTGATGAGCAGGGTTTCGATCACATGGATCGGCGTCTACTGCTGACCATGATCGACAAGTTCGATGGCGGGCCGGTGGGGGTCGACAGTCTGGCGGCGGCCATCAGTGAAGAGCGGCATACCATTGAGGATGTGCTCGAACCTTATCTGATTCAGCAGGGATTCATGATTCGCACGCCACGTGGGCGGGTAGTGACTCGACACGCCTATAGTCATTTTGGTCTGAATCCGCCCAAGGCAAATGCCGATCCGGTTGGGGACCTTTTTTCCACTAATCAGGGTCAGAGCAATCAATAG
- the ybgC gene encoding tol-pal system-associated acyl-CoA thioesterase produces the protein MRAEMQGLPFALKARVYFEDTDAGGIVYYVNYLKFMERARTELVRSLGFDQSVLQRENIIFVVHSVAARYHAPARLDDELVVSAEVLEIKRASIRFSQQVRRSDGVLLCEGEVLVACVSADQYKPRMIPASLSDAFKATQMATVTAERGEAERAS, from the coding sequence ATGCGCGCTGAAATGCAGGGGCTGCCGTTCGCGCTGAAAGCCCGGGTTTATTTTGAAGATACTGATGCCGGCGGCATCGTCTACTACGTCAATTACCTCAAATTCATGGAACGTGCGCGAACCGAGTTGGTCCGTTCCCTGGGGTTTGATCAAAGCGTCCTGCAACGCGAAAACATCATTTTTGTCGTGCATTCGGTGGCAGCGCGTTACCACGCTCCCGCTCGGCTTGATGATGAACTTGTTGTGAGTGCTGAGGTCTTGGAGATCAAGCGCGCAAGCATTCGCTTCAGCCAGCAGGTCAGGCGCAGTGATGGCGTGTTGTTATGTGAAGGTGAAGTGTTGGTGGCCTGTGTCAGTGCCGACCAGTACAAGCCCAGAATGATTCCGGCCAGTTTGAGTGATGCTTTCAAGGCCACTCAGATGGCCACAGTTACAGCCGAGCGAGGAGAGGCAGAGCGTGCAAGCTGA
- the tolQ gene encoding protein TolQ → MSMWHLIASASVLVQLVMLTLVLASVVSWVMIFQRSSAIRSAKSALDDFEDRFWSGVDLSKLYRQVTGNPDHNSGLEQIFRAGFKEFSRMRQQSGVDPDAVMDAVQRSMRVAISREEEKLEQHLPFLATVGSTSPYIGLFGTVWGIMNSFRGLATVQQATLATVAPGIAEALIATAIGLFAAIPAVVAYNRFSARSEMLIGRYYTFADEFSSILHRRVHASEE, encoded by the coding sequence ATGTCGATGTGGCACCTGATTGCCAGTGCCAGTGTGCTGGTGCAATTGGTGATGCTGACCCTGGTGCTGGCATCGGTCGTGTCATGGGTAATGATTTTTCAGCGCAGCAGCGCAATTCGTTCTGCCAAAAGTGCTCTGGATGACTTCGAGGACCGCTTCTGGTCCGGAGTGGATTTGTCCAAACTGTACCGCCAGGTAACCGGCAATCCCGACCATAATTCCGGTCTGGAGCAGATCTTCCGTGCCGGCTTCAAGGAGTTTTCGCGGATGCGCCAACAGTCCGGAGTGGATCCGGATGCGGTTATGGATGCAGTGCAACGCTCCATGCGCGTGGCGATTTCCCGGGAAGAGGAAAAGCTTGAGCAGCACCTGCCGTTCCTGGCTACCGTAGGTTCTACCAGTCCGTATATCGGTCTGTTCGGCACCGTCTGGGGGATCATGAACTCGTTTCGTGGTCTGGCCACTGTGCAGCAAGCGACTTTGGCCACCGTTGCTCCTGGTATTGCCGAGGCGCTGATCGCTACTGCGATTGGTCTGTTTGCCGCGATTCCGGCCGTGGTTGCCTATAACCGGTTCTCTGCACGTTCGGAGATGCTGATTGGCCGTTACTACACTTTTGCCGATGAATTCTCCAGCATCCTCCACCGCCGTGTGCATGCCAGTGAAGAGTAA
- the tolR gene encoding protein TolR: protein MQVQGRRHKRKPVSEMNVVPYIDVMLVLLVIFMVTAPMLNQGVKVDLPQVSSEVLPSDTNQQVLTLSVLADGTYYWNLGEAVDTDNHTDSAVTLEAMTDGVAKIMNARPDTLVYIRGDQSANYGVVVTAMAALQQAGVPNVGLITEAP, encoded by the coding sequence ATGCAGGTTCAAGGCAGACGCCACAAGCGCAAGCCAGTGTCAGAGATGAACGTCGTGCCTTATATCGACGTCATGCTGGTGCTGCTGGTGATTTTCATGGTGACCGCGCCGATGCTCAATCAGGGCGTCAAGGTTGACCTGCCGCAGGTGTCCAGTGAGGTGCTGCCTTCCGATACCAATCAACAGGTACTGACCCTGTCGGTATTGGCCGACGGCACTTACTACTGGAACCTGGGTGAAGCGGTGGATACCGACAATCACACCGACAGTGCGGTCACTCTCGAAGCGATGACCGATGGCGTGGCCAAGATCATGAACGCTCGCCCCGATACCCTGGTCTATATCCGTGGAGACCAGAGCGCTAATTATGGCGTGGTGGTAACTGCGATGGCTGCCTTGCAGCAAGCGGGTGTTCCCAACGTCGGATTGATTACCGAGGCGCCGTGA
- the tolA gene encoding cell envelope integrity protein TolA: MNDREYRLAPEPSAGYGAPLIKALALHVLVAMLLFVSFSSAPEFEPARPIVQATLVQLNSKSPATTQTDQRIAGEAARTAAQRHEAEELKQQQQQQQRQQEQEAARRAAEQKAREEAARAEQQRQQAETEAQRKAQEEARKQAEAEAARAEAARKRAAEEEARKRAEAEAARKKAEEEARRKAAEEAQRRAAAEAEAQRKAQEDARAKALAELLASETQYQRAQADQIGDEVAASYDDLIRRYVSEQWRRPPTARNGMVVEVRISMLPTGQITDAVVIRSSGDGGFDQSAVQAVRNVGRIPEMQQLSRDNPATFDRMYRQRTLRFRPEDLAF, encoded by the coding sequence GTGAACGATCGCGAGTACCGGTTGGCGCCTGAACCCTCGGCAGGGTACGGAGCGCCACTTATCAAGGCTCTGGCGCTACATGTATTGGTGGCGATGCTGTTGTTTGTGTCGTTCAGTTCGGCGCCGGAGTTCGAGCCGGCCCGGCCGATCGTGCAGGCGACACTGGTGCAGCTAAACTCCAAGAGCCCGGCGACCACTCAGACTGATCAGCGGATTGCCGGCGAGGCAGCCCGCACAGCAGCGCAGCGTCACGAAGCAGAAGAGCTGAAACAGCAGCAACAGCAACAACAGCGCCAGCAGGAGCAAGAGGCTGCTCGTCGGGCGGCTGAGCAAAAGGCCAGAGAAGAGGCTGCGCGCGCTGAACAGCAGCGGCAACAGGCTGAGACCGAGGCTCAACGCAAGGCCCAGGAAGAAGCGCGCAAGCAGGCTGAGGCTGAAGCGGCACGTGCCGAAGCTGCACGCAAGAGAGCGGCCGAGGAAGAGGCGCGCAAACGTGCAGAAGCTGAAGCCGCGCGCAAGAAGGCTGAAGAAGAGGCTCGGCGCAAGGCGGCCGAAGAGGCCCAGCGTCGTGCAGCGGCTGAGGCTGAGGCGCAGCGCAAGGCTCAGGAGGATGCAAGGGCCAAGGCGTTGGCCGAGCTGCTGGCTAGTGAAACTCAGTACCAGCGGGCTCAGGCCGATCAGATCGGTGATGAGGTGGCGGCCAGCTACGATGATTTGATTCGTCGCTATGTCAGTGAACAATGGCGGCGTCCGCCAACCGCCCGCAATGGCATGGTGGTAGAAGTACGTATCAGCATGTTACCAACCGGTCAGATTACCGATGCGGTGGTGATACGCTCCAGCGGCGATGGTGGGTTTGACCAGTCTGCAGTGCAGGCGGTCCGTAACGTTGGGCGCATTCCGGAAATGCAACAGTTGTCACGTGATAATCCAGCGACCTTTGATCGCATGTACCGACAGCGCACCTTGCGCTTCAGACCAGAGGATTTGGCATTCTGA
- the tolB gene encoding Tol-Pal system beta propeller repeat protein TolB: protein MHMLAAFTVLLMSQVVLAQQAIEITRGTDKATPIAVVPFGWQGSAPLPEDLAQITSNNLRNTGMFAPLARENMLSYPTQASEVFARDWRMLGAEYVVVGRISGTAERYEAQYSLYSVIREEVLLSKTVSGTQAQLRDMAHHLSDEIFEHITGIKGAFSTKILYVAAERFSADNTRFTLQRADYDGARTVTLLQSREPILTPSYAPDGQRISYVSFESGRPEIFVHYVATGRRERITSFEGLNGAPAWSPDGQRLAFVLSRDGNPEIYTMDLNSKQMRRVTNHFAIDTEPFWMDNNTIVFTSDRGGRPQIYKQDLNSGVTERLTFVGNYNANAKLSADGRTMVMVHRQDGYRNFHIATQDLKRGNLRVLTETSLDESPTVAPNGTMLIYATRQQGRGVLMLVSTNGRVRSEIPTQYTDLRVPSWSPYLP from the coding sequence ATGCACATGTTGGCTGCCTTTACCGTATTGCTGATGAGTCAGGTAGTGCTGGCTCAGCAGGCTATTGAGATTACCCGTGGGACCGACAAGGCCACGCCAATTGCGGTGGTGCCTTTCGGTTGGCAGGGCAGTGCGCCGTTGCCGGAGGATTTGGCCCAGATCACCAGCAACAATCTGCGCAATACCGGTATGTTCGCGCCTCTGGCCCGAGAAAACATGCTGAGTTACCCGACTCAGGCCAGTGAGGTCTTTGCCCGCGACTGGCGGATGCTTGGGGCCGAATATGTCGTGGTCGGCCGCATCAGTGGTACTGCTGAGCGTTACGAGGCGCAGTACAGCCTCTATAGTGTGATTCGCGAAGAGGTGCTGTTGTCCAAGACGGTCAGCGGTACTCAGGCGCAACTGCGTGATATGGCTCATCACCTGAGCGATGAGATTTTCGAACACATTACCGGCATTAAAGGGGCGTTCAGCACCAAGATTTTGTACGTCGCAGCTGAGCGTTTCTCCGCAGACAATACCCGCTTTACTCTGCAACGGGCCGACTATGATGGCGCTCGCACCGTCACTCTGTTGCAGTCACGCGAACCCATTTTGACCCCGTCCTACGCACCGGATGGTCAACGGATCTCCTATGTGTCGTTCGAGTCCGGACGTCCGGAGATCTTTGTGCATTATGTGGCCACCGGGCGGCGTGAACGGATCACCAGTTTCGAAGGTCTCAATGGTGCTCCGGCCTGGTCGCCCGACGGTCAGCGCCTGGCATTCGTACTGTCGCGTGATGGGAACCCTGAAATTTACACCATGGATCTCAATAGTAAGCAGATGCGTCGGGTGACCAACCATTTTGCTATTGACACCGAGCCGTTCTGGATGGACAACAACACCATTGTGTTCACCTCCGATCGTGGTGGCAGGCCCCAGATCTACAAGCAGGATTTGAACTCAGGTGTGACCGAGCGCCTGACCTTTGTTGGCAACTATAATGCCAATGCCAAGCTGTCTGCTGATGGGCGCACCATGGTCATGGTGCATCGTCAGGATGGTTACAGAAATTTTCATATTGCTACGCAAGACCTCAAGCGCGGCAATCTGAGGGTTTTAACAGAAACGTCATTAGACGAGTCGCCTACTGTCGCTCCTAATGGCACTATGTTAATTTATGCCACCCGTCAACAGGGGCGGGGCGTACTCATGCTGGTTTCAACCAATGGCCGTGTGCGATCGGAAATTCCGACTCAATACACGGACCTGCGCGTACCATCATGGTCCCCATACCTGCCATAG
- the pal gene encoding peptidoglycan-associated lipoprotein Pal codes for MQVIKFGKFAALVVAFGAVVGCSSKGGDAAGTGAVDPNAGYTSPAVDSGVSSAEAALRAITTFYFEFDSSELKPEAMRSLDVHAKDLKASGQRVVLEGHTDERGTREYNMALGERRAASVQRYLVLQGVSPAQLELVSYGEEKPAAMGSSEEAWAQNRRVELRK; via the coding sequence ATGCAAGTAATCAAGTTCGGCAAGTTTGCAGCTCTGGTTGTAGCGTTCGGCGCGGTAGTCGGTTGTTCTTCCAAGGGTGGTGACGCTGCTGGCACCGGCGCCGTTGACCCGAACGCCGGTTACACCAGTCCTGCTGTTGATAGCGGCGTAAGCAGTGCTGAAGCTGCTCTGCGCGCTATCACCACTTTCTACTTCGAGTTCGACAGCTCCGAGCTGAAGCCTGAAGCCATGCGTTCCCTGGATGTACACGCCAAGGATCTGAAAGCTTCTGGTCAGCGCGTTGTGCTGGAAGGCCACACTGACGAGCGTGGCACCCGTGAGTACAACATGGCTCTGGGTGAGCGTCGTGCTGCTTCCGTTCAGCGTTACCTGGTGCTGCAAGGCGTTTCTCCGGCCCAGCTGGAACTGGTTTCCTACGGTGAAGAGAAGCCGGCTGCCATGGGTTCCAGCGAAGAAGCTTGGGCTCAGAACCGTCGCGTAGAACTGCGTAAGTAA
- the ybgF gene encoding tol-pal system protein YbgF, translated as MKGYRGVVLGALLLPLVAQAQVPVVDGSGTRAGTGQTLPSVTSPAAAGLSMEGQLMQQMYQLQQEVSMLRGLLEEQEYRIRQMEQDQLERYQDLDRRLSGQGSAGNGASAPLPAANEPVAGGALTPVPTAESNGAAAESDPEREKLLYDAAFDLVKARDFDKAIMAFNAFLRRYPNSDYAGNAQYWLGELHLAQSDLEESGRAFAQVISRYSGHRKEADALYKLADVERRLGNSDKARQLYQEVLSKHPNSSAAQLARRDMATL; from the coding sequence ATGAAAGGTTACAGAGGTGTTGTGTTGGGGGCTCTGCTGCTGCCGCTGGTAGCTCAGGCTCAGGTTCCCGTGGTTGATGGTTCTGGTACGCGTGCCGGGACAGGCCAGACACTTCCCTCTGTGACCTCGCCGGCCGCAGCTGGCCTCTCCATGGAGGGCCAGCTTATGCAGCAGATGTATCAGTTGCAGCAAGAAGTCTCCATGTTGCGCGGTCTGCTCGAAGAGCAGGAGTATCGTATCCGCCAGATGGAGCAGGATCAGCTTGAACGTTATCAGGATCTTGACCGGCGTTTGTCCGGCCAGGGCTCTGCTGGTAATGGCGCCTCTGCACCCCTGCCAGCGGCCAATGAGCCGGTAGCTGGTGGTGCGCTGACGCCTGTACCAACAGCCGAGAGCAATGGTGCTGCGGCCGAGTCTGACCCTGAGCGGGAAAAACTGCTGTATGATGCGGCCTTTGACCTGGTCAAGGCGCGCGATTTCGACAAGGCCATCATGGCCTTCAATGCTTTCCTGCGTCGTTACCCAAACAGTGACTACGCTGGTAATGCCCAGTACTGGCTAGGTGAGCTGCATTTGGCCCAGTCTGATCTGGAAGAGTCCGGGCGAGCCTTTGCTCAGGTTATAAGCCGTTACTCGGGGCACCGCAAAGAGGCCGATGCGTTGTACAAGTTGGCCGATGTTGAGCGTCGTCTGGGTAATAGTGACAAGGCACGCCAACTGTATCAGGAAGTACTCAGCAAGCATCCCAATAGCTCTGCCGCGCAGTTGGCTCGGCGTGACATGGCAACCCTCTGA